GCTTGTGGCATCCGGCAAAATCTGTTTTACCTTCATGGCCCCTTGAACATCGATATCCAGGATCAGATCGCTGCGACGATTTTCTGCTTTTTCCAACATAGTTTTTGATGTTCCGTAATAATAACTGTGCACCTGAGCCCATTCGAAGAATTCGTCGTCCTGGATCATTTTCCTGAAGTTCTCGTCAGAAACAAAAAAGTATTCAACTCCATTCATCTCACCCGGGCGCGGGGGGCGTGTTGTGTGTGAAATGGAAAAAAAGAGCTCTTTGTTTTGAGACAACAGAAGTTCCACCAGTGTAGATTTTCCCGCTCCGGACGGAGCTGAAATGATAAAAACGCTATTTTTTCTTGCTGCCATCTTCTTCCGCAGCGAGGCGCTCGACCTCTTCTTCTTCCTCGCGATATTCCAGTCTTGCCAGCAGCGTACTCGGCATTACGGCGGATAGAACAACGTGTCCACTGTCCATCACCACCACTGCTCTGGTCTGGCGGCCGGAGGTGGCATCCACAAGCTTTCCTGCCTGCTTGGCTTC
The nucleotide sequence above comes from bacterium. Encoded proteins:
- the gmk gene encoding guanylate kinase codes for the protein MAARKNSVFIISAPSGAGKSTLVELLLSQNKELFFSISHTTRPPRPGEMNGVEYFFVSDENFRKMIQDDEFFEWAQVHSYYYGTSKTMLEKAENRRSDLILDIDVQGAMKVKQILPDATSIFILPPSFEVLRERLQRRQKDTEQQIAKRIENARQEIQYCHQYDYIVINRELHAAFEDLSSIIRSQGCLRENLYDEVATIIKSFEV
- a CDS encoding DUF370 domain-containing protein, whose translation is MRELLNVGFGHTVISSRIVAIVSPKSAPIKRLKEEAKQAGKLVDATSGRQTRAVVVMDSGHVVLSAVMPSTLLARLEYREEEEEVERLAAEEDGSKKK